CCACGGGCACACGTGACATCACGCTGGAACCCGAGTTCGAATATGTCGAGCATACGCTCAACACATTGCCGCTACTGCTCGTCGTCGATCAAAATTATGGCTGTCCGTGCGGCACGTCGCCGACACAGAAACCGCGTGTCGACATCACGAGACGCATCCGTGATCTTGGTCAGGTCGCTTTGAAATCGTCGGGCGAGATGCTGTCGAGGAACTCCTTGAACTTCTCCACCTCGTCCTCGCGGACCGGCTCGGCGGAGTCCTCATCGGTCTCGTCGGGAATCAGCAGGCCGGCCTCCGCCAAGACGGATTCCTCGACATAGATCGGGACCCCGACCCGCAGGGCGATCGCGACCGAGTCCGACGGGCGGGCCGAGACCTTGATATCGCGGTCGAAGATCAGGTCGGCGTAGAAGGTGCCCTCCTGCAGA
The sequence above is drawn from the Mycolicibacterium neoaurum VKM Ac-1815D genome and encodes:
- a CDS encoding bifunctional nuclease family protein, which translates into the protein MGEVRVVGIRVEQPQNQPVLLLREANGERYLPIWIGQPEAQAIAHEQQGIEAPRPQTHDLIRDLIAALGHSLKEVRIVDLQEGTFYADLIFDRDIKVSARPSDSVAIALRVGVPIYVEESVLAEAGLLIPDETDEDSAEPVREDEVEKFKEFLDSISPDDFKAT